One window of Atribacter laminatus genomic DNA carries:
- the cobC gene encoding alpha-ribazole phosphatase gives MKEIILLRHGDTDATENRYFAGWSDIPLTKKGEKRIRAAKEILNNNEYLEIWSSPLVRTRQTAQIVVNSNYSIQYTEDIKERSFGEWEGMNWEALEKDFPDQAKKWKDSPLEFTPPLGESFEDVLIRVKRFWQTLQDKSNGNYLVVTHAGVIRCLLVLLTGMAFENSFHLLLDPGVIIKVRDDSGFFQVTGIINHKDL, from the coding sequence ATGAAGGAAATTATTCTTTTAAGACATGGAGATACCGATGCAACTGAAAATCGATATTTTGCTGGATGGAGTGATATTCCACTTACTAAAAAAGGCGAGAAAAGGATCCGAGCAGCAAAAGAAATACTTAACAATAATGAGTATTTAGAAATTTGGTCGAGTCCCCTCGTTCGGACAAGACAGACAGCTCAGATAGTTGTTAATTCTAATTACTCGATTCAATACACCGAGGACATAAAAGAAAGATCTTTTGGTGAATGGGAAGGAATGAATTGGGAAGCGCTTGAGAAAGATTTTCCCGACCAAGCCAAAAAGTGGAAAGATAGCCCTTTGGAGTTTACCCCACCATTGGGAGAAAGCTTTGAAGATGTTTTGATCAGAGTAAAAAGGTTTTGGCAAACACTTCAAGATAAAAGCAACGGAAACTATTTAGTAGTAACCCATGCTGGTGTCATTCGATGCTTGTTGGTTCTTCTAACCGGGATGGCATTTGAAAATAGCTTTCATTTGCTATTGGATCCCGGAGTAATAATAAAAGTTCGTGATGATTCAGGATTTTTCCAGGTAACAGGGATTATAAACCATAAGGATTTATGA
- the cobU gene encoding bifunctional adenosylcobinamide kinase/adenosylcobinamide-phosphate guanylyltransferase yields the protein MPEPYKKTVLILGGARSGKSSLAHQMARDSGLPVIYLATGVVTDTEMKERIQKHRNSRPQSWLTRETPCGFSHISENWTGKAILLDCVTFLVNNLLLRENKEEAAYHQLLDEFNYLFEKHQQEGFYFLMVSNETGMGIVPEYPQARTFRDLQGRINQWLATKVNLVYLVVAGIPVKIKGEA from the coding sequence ATGCCCGAACCTTATAAAAAAACAGTTCTGATATTGGGAGGGGCCAGGAGCGGAAAAAGTTCTCTTGCACATCAAATGGCTCGAGATAGTGGCTTACCAGTAATTTATTTAGCAACCGGAGTGGTTACCGATACGGAAATGAAGGAAAGAATTCAAAAGCATCGGAATTCTCGTCCTCAATCCTGGTTAACCAGAGAGACTCCCTGTGGTTTCAGTCATATAAGTGAAAACTGGACTGGAAAAGCAATTTTGCTGGATTGCGTTACATTTCTGGTTAATAATCTGTTATTACGTGAGAACAAAGAAGAAGCAGCATATCACCAACTTCTTGATGAATTCAACTATCTTTTTGAAAAGCACCAACAGGAGGGTTTTTATTTTTTAATGGTGAGCAACGAGACCGGAATGGGGATTGTGCCCGAGTACCCTCAGGCGAGAACCTTTCGTGATCTCCAAGGTCGCATTAACCAATGGTTGGCGACCAAAGTAAACTTAGTCTACCTCGTAGTGGCCGGTATTCCAGTAAAGATAAAGGGAGAGGCATAG
- the cbiB gene encoding adenosylcobinamide-phosphate synthase CbiB has translation MMLNAIRLICGFALDGLFGDPQGEWHPVILIGKIINGLERLFFPKKRNFKREFIMGFVLVILIAGGIGILYYFLGRWLRQYFLLGFWVLEIYLIFSFTAYRTLMTRVNNVKLALEQDNIETARQDLKHLVGRDTEHFSEKEIVRAGIESLAESFSDGILAPLFYTALFGALGGLVYKISNTLDSMLGYKSSRYYFFGFASARFDDLMNIIPSRLSVVLIGISAMILGKFWKGVFQYSLRDARKHPSPNAGWPESALAGALGVQLGGANYYGGKREEYPFLGEPLLELNPTRIDEALIVIRFSTYVGVLVCSLFSIIIWLL, from the coding sequence ATGATGCTGAATGCGATTCGACTAATATGTGGTTTTGCTCTTGATGGGTTGTTTGGAGATCCGCAGGGGGAATGGCATCCAGTTATTCTGATCGGTAAAATAATTAATGGCTTGGAAAGGTTATTTTTTCCGAAGAAAAGAAACTTTAAAAGGGAATTTATTATGGGTTTTGTACTCGTTATTCTCATTGCTGGAGGAATAGGGATACTGTATTATTTTCTTGGCCGATGGTTACGGCAATACTTTTTGCTAGGCTTCTGGGTGTTAGAAATATATTTAATTTTTAGCTTTACAGCCTATCGGACTTTAATGACAAGAGTAAACAATGTGAAGCTAGCATTGGAGCAAGATAATATTGAGACAGCTCGTCAGGATTTAAAGCATTTAGTTGGAAGAGATACCGAACATTTTTCTGAGAAAGAGATAGTTCGAGCCGGGATAGAATCGCTTGCCGAAAGCTTTAGCGATGGGATTCTTGCACCGCTTTTTTATACTGCGCTTTTTGGCGCTTTGGGAGGGTTAGTTTATAAAATTTCTAATACCTTGGATTCGATGTTAGGATATAAAAGTTCCCGGTATTACTTTTTTGGCTTTGCCTCTGCCCGATTTGATGATTTAATGAATATTATTCCCTCTCGGCTCAGCGTTGTTCTGATTGGGATTTCTGCCATGATTTTGGGTAAATTTTGGAAGGGGGTTTTCCAATATTCCTTGCGTGACGCAAGAAAGCATCCAAGCCCAAATGCCGGTTGGCCAGAAAGCGCTTTAGCCGGGGCTTTGGGCGTCCAATTAGGGGGAGCAAATTATTATGGGGGTAAGCGTGAAGAGTACCCGTTTTTGGGAGAACCGCTTTTAGAACTCAATCCGACACGCATTGATGAAGCTCTCATTGTCATTCGATTTTCAACTTACGTGGGAGTTTTAGTTTGCAGCTTGTTTTCAATAATAATATGGTTGCTTTAA
- a CDS encoding lysylphosphatidylglycerol synthase transmembrane domain-containing protein has protein sequence MKIQPAFEKNKITKKVCYSIVISLGTMVFIFSYFSYRDTTVPDLSFKIIPLIAGAFCIIGAWIFDSLRIFITVRAWGKVILFRDSLNSVLSAYFMSSITPFMLGGGPAQMYVLSRSGLTWGEAGSLVVVCGILYQVSLLLLIVVFIFLFDIRVALQGILLKLLYTFAIFYSIIMFLLFYFLYRPQVLYRLTNWGINFVKRYFRRAKFSEAAVRTWVEEFFDDFRRGFSILFLKKPQYLAWNIIFYNLRYIAIFMVAFWVLWSLGILVHPIKVIGIQIPLNYIFSLMPTPGSSGGVEASIASIFLSYTTSQRIGIFVILWRIITFYFPLIIGGINFFQTVLKPRSTAFPKAK, from the coding sequence GTGAAAATTCAACCAGCCTTCGAAAAAAATAAAATAACCAAAAAAGTCTGCTACTCGATTGTTATCAGCCTAGGAACAATGGTTTTCATTTTTTCATATTTTTCCTATCGAGATACTACCGTACCGGACTTGTCATTTAAAATAATACCACTGATAGCTGGTGCGTTTTGCATAATCGGAGCGTGGATTTTTGATTCATTGAGAATCTTTATTACAGTCCGAGCTTGGGGGAAGGTCATTCTGTTTCGTGATTCATTAAATTCGGTTCTTTCGGCGTATTTTATGTCTTCAATAACACCCTTTATGTTAGGCGGGGGTCCTGCCCAAATGTATGTTCTTAGCCGTTCGGGTCTTACCTGGGGAGAAGCCGGAAGCCTAGTGGTAGTATGTGGTATTCTCTATCAAGTCAGCCTCCTATTATTAATTGTTGTCTTTATTTTTCTCTTTGATATTCGAGTTGCCCTTCAGGGCATTCTTCTTAAACTCCTCTATACCTTTGCAATATTTTACTCGATCATCATGTTCTTGTTGTTTTACTTTCTATACCGTCCTCAAGTTCTGTACCGTCTCACCAATTGGGGGATTAACTTTGTAAAACGATACTTCCGAAGGGCAAAGTTTTCTGAAGCAGCGGTTCGTACCTGGGTTGAAGAATTTTTTGATGACTTCCGAAGAGGATTTTCCATTCTATTTCTTAAAAAACCTCAGTATTTAGCCTGGAATATTATTTTTTATAATTTACGCTACATAGCCATATTTATGGTGGCATTTTGGGTTTTATGGTCTCTAGGGATATTGGTACATCCGATTAAAGTTATCGGTATCCAAATACCATTAAATTACATTTTTTCTTTAATGCCCACACCAGGTTCCAGTGGTGGAGTTGAGGCATCAATTGCTTCGATTTTTTTGTCTTACACAACATCTCAGCGAATTGGAATATTTGTCATTTTATGGAGGATAATAACGTTTTATTTTCCACTTATTATAGGTGGGATTAATTTTTTTCAAACCGTATTAAAACCCAGATCAACCGCTTTTCCCAAAGCAAAATAA
- a CDS encoding lysylphosphatidylglycerol synthase transmembrane domain-containing protein, protein MENNKRRDGLMYEHERYEPSNIKKQVIISILISLGTTIFIFSIISFRGISIDLSVFRLEWLVYGIIFLILAWIVDGVRVYLSSRAWNKTITFEQALKTVLSGYFMSTITPSATGGTPAQMYVLSRSGLTWGEAGSLVVVCGILYQVSLLLLIVVFIFLFDIRVALQGILLKLLYTFAIFYSIIMFLLFYFLYRPQVLYRLTNWGINFVKRYFRRAKFSEAAVRTWVEEFFDDFRRGFSILFLKKPQYLAWNLGCYIIYFILFFSVGFCILKALGANSPYLRVISAQIPLYYIFGFIPTPGASGGVELTVTSVFLRFTGPQKVGMYVLLWRVATFYFPLFLGGYAFFRIITGQKKPSMKKYHSRLPDEEKNE, encoded by the coding sequence ATGGAAAATAACAAGAGAAGAGATGGCTTGATGTACGAACACGAACGGTATGAGCCTAGTAATATAAAAAAACAGGTTATTATATCTATTTTAATCAGCTTGGGAACCACGATTTTTATCTTCTCAATTATTTCTTTTCGGGGGATTTCAATTGACCTATCGGTTTTTCGCTTGGAATGGTTAGTATATGGAATTATATTCCTAATATTAGCCTGGATTGTTGATGGAGTGCGAGTGTATCTTAGCTCGAGAGCTTGGAATAAGACCATAACCTTTGAACAGGCGCTGAAAACAGTTCTTTCTGGTTATTTTATGTCAACCATTACTCCATCGGCGACCGGGGGTACCCCTGCCCAAATGTATGTTCTTAGCCGTTCGGGTCTTACCTGGGGAGAAGCCGGAAGCCTAGTGGTAGTATGTGGTATTCTCTATCAAGTCAGCCTCCTATTATTAATTGTTGTCTTTATTTTTCTCTTTGATATTCGAGTCGCCCTTCAGGGCATTCTTCTTAAACTCCTCTATACCTTTGCAATATTTTACTCGATCATCATGTTCTTGTTGTTTTACTTTCTATACCGTCCTCAAGTTCTGTACCGTCTCACCAATTGGGGGATTAACTTTGTAAAACGATACTTCCGAAGGGCAAAGTTTTCTGAAGCAGCGGTTCGTACCTGGGTTGAAGAATTTTTTGATGACTTCCGAAGAGGATTTTCCATTCTATTTCTTAAAAAACCTCAGTATTTAGCCTGGAATCTCGGCTGTTATATTATTTATTTTATACTATTTTTCTCGGTGGGTTTCTGCATCCTTAAGGCTTTAGGAGCGAATTCTCCCTATTTAAGAGTTATCAGCGCTCAAATTCCACTATACTATATATTTGGTTTTATTCCTACTCCAGGAGCGAGTGGTGGCGTAGAGCTCACTGTGACTTCAGTTTTTCTTCGTTTTACTGGACCTCAAAAAGTAGGAATGTACGTTTTATTATGGCGAGTTGCCACCTTTTATTTTCCGCTCTTTCTTGGAGGTTATGCTTTTTTTCGAATTATTACCGGTCAGAAAAAGCCTTCAATGAAAAAATATCATTCTCGATTACCAGACGAAGAAAAGAACGAATAA
- the cobS gene encoding adenosylcobinamide-GDP ribazoletransferase, whose amino-acid sequence MESSPPAIKPKIWRYWLVAMSFLTCIPVPKFSYQKGDLSRAAIFFPIVGGLIGIFNCGLYYFLRFINAGNWLVALALVATSLILTRGLHLDGWADVCDALFSTQDLEKRREILKDSRLGTFGVTGVFLLLGFKIIALGGNFQPIFLIIAPMAGRIAALIIGGLFHPFHREKKSLGEEFIGQIPWWVMGIWLGVIILFPFFLGWNYYPIKAALIFFVGWLFSKMMERGFRGLSGDAVGAIIELVETLFLYLGRI is encoded by the coding sequence GTGGAATCTAGTCCTCCAGCGATTAAACCCAAGATATGGCGGTATTGGTTGGTCGCTATGAGTTTTTTAACCTGTATTCCTGTTCCTAAATTCAGTTATCAAAAGGGAGATCTTTCCCGAGCGGCCATTTTTTTCCCCATTGTTGGTGGATTGATAGGAATATTCAATTGCGGTTTATATTACTTCCTTCGGTTTATAAACGCTGGGAATTGGTTAGTCGCTTTGGCGTTAGTAGCTACCTCATTAATTTTAACTCGAGGATTGCACCTCGATGGATGGGCTGATGTTTGCGATGCGCTTTTTTCAACGCAGGATTTGGAAAAAAGGCGAGAAATCCTCAAAGACAGTCGGCTGGGAACGTTTGGTGTAACCGGAGTATTTCTTTTATTAGGCTTTAAGATAATAGCACTGGGGGGAAATTTTCAACCAATTTTTTTAATCATTGCCCCAATGGCAGGAAGAATCGCTGCATTAATCATTGGGGGACTTTTTCATCCCTTTCATCGTGAAAAAAAGAGTCTTGGAGAAGAATTTATTGGTCAGATCCCATGGTGGGTAATGGGGATTTGGCTTGGGGTTATAATATTGTTTCCCTTTTTTTTGGGATGGAATTACTATCCTATCAAGGCAGCCTTGATTTTTTTCGTTGGCTGGTTATTCAGTAAAATGATGGAAAGGGGTTTTCGAGGACTTAGTGGAGATGCCGTAGGGGCAATTATTGAGCTTGTTGAAACCCTTTTTTTATATTTAGGGAGGATATAA